The genomic interval CCAGCTAACATTTGCTTAACCTGCGTTTTGTTTGGCACGGTTTTTGTCGAGCGTAGCGAAGTGCAAAAATCCGTGACAAGCAAATAAGTCAGGTTGAAGCAGTTGTTAGCTGAATTTTTTACCAACTAAGCTTTAATCCGTACGGTACAAATTTATAAAACTCTTGATCTTTACTTATTATAGTCATATTTCTCGATATGCTTTGCCAAATAAGCATTCTGTCGAAAGGATCATTATGTGTGTTTTCTTTTAATTTATGATATGTGATTGCTTCTTCGGGTGTTAAACTAATTACTTGAAAATCCATTCTTTCTGCAATTGTTAACAATTCTTCTGGTTCTATTTTATCAAGATTTATTTTTTTTAATCTAGTTTTTATTGATATTTCCCAGAAGCTTACGGCACTTACAAAAACTTCATTCTTAGGATTTTTAATTATTTCTAATGCTTTTTTTGATAGATTTTCTGTATTTGAAACAGTCCAAAGAAAAGTATGGGTATCTAATAAATAATTCATGATAAACCCAATAATTCTTCTTCAGTCATTTTAAAATCATCCGTAAACTGAATATTAACTTTACCTTCAAGCAATCCTATTTTTCGTTCTTTTTTATCAACAGAGTCTTTATACGGTACAATCATAGCAATGGGTTTCTTCTTTTTTCCATAAAGAATACCAAAGGATTCTCCGGATTTAACCTTTTCCAGAACCTCTGAGAACTGTGCTTTTAACTCACCAACAGGAAGTGTTTTCATACCAAAAATATCATACAAGATGCGGTATTTGTCAAGTTGTCAAGTATGCCACTAAGTGTTCTTTTATGGCAAATCTCTATATTATAATGCTTTATGTTTTTCATTATCTTTTTTGCTCCGCGAAGCGGAGTCCAGCTAACATTTGCTTAACCTGCGTTTTGTTTGGCACGGTTTTTGCCGAGCGTAGCGAAGTGCAAAAATCCGTGACAAGCAAATAAGTCAGGTTGAAGCAGTTGTTAGTTTATTTTTTTGTCCGTATTACTGATGTAATAATAATCAGTATTCCTGCTGCGAAAGAAAAATAACTTACTGGTTCTCCGATATTTAGAAAACCTATTAATAGTTGTAAAACACCTAACAGGATTGTACTAATTGATTGTGATTTATTCATTTGACCCATTTTCAATTCTTTACCCAAAGAATAGATAAACATCATTATCGTGATTACAACTAAAACAAAAAGAATAGATTTCATTTTTTCTTCTTATTTAAAATCCAAATTTTCTGAAAATTCTGTAGTTACTGATAAGTTTCCAAATAATTCTTTATCTAAAGATTACACTATTTTTTCTTCAACAAAATATTCCTATCTTCATAATAATCATTATGTGTAGAAGGGTTTTAAGCACGTAAACTGTTTTAATAATTTTTCGTTACTTTTTAATTTACTAAAAGCACTAAGGATTTTGTATTACAAGAGCTAGTCCGATCAATTTTTGACAGTTTATTTTACTCAATATTATTGTCTTAATTTTTTTGTAGCTTCCTTCTTACTAAGACAAAAACAATACTATTAATCAATTCCATTAATGTGTCGAACTGTTATAAGCATTTATTAAATTCATGTAATTTCCTAAAAAACAGAAGCCTTGTCACAGCATTTCACAATGCATTTTTCCTCGCGCGCCGAAGGCGTCAAACTAACATTTGCTTAACCTGCGTTTTGTTTGGCGCGGTTTTTGCCGAGCGTAGCGAAGTGCAAAAATCCGTGACAAGCAAATAAGTCAGGTTGAAGCAGTTGTTAGATAATTTCCATTACGGTCCAAAACTCCTAAATGTTTCAGGCAGTAATCGATAATATTCATTCCCAATTATTTGCTTTGTTATGCCCTCTATCATTTTATCAGTTACTACAGTTATTTGTTTCATATTTATATCATCAATTGTTTGTGAATCAAATTCTATATACTCATTACCTCTGATATTTAAATATTGTAGTGACTTAGGAAATTTGCATCCATTTACTTTCGTTAGATTTGACGATGAAATTTCAAAATATTCTAATTGTGTATTACTTAGATCTATATTTTCCATGCTATTTATTTCCATAGACTGAAGATAAACAATTTTCAACATTGGCATTTTTTGCATAGAAAACAAGCAGTCTTCACTTAATCCAAATGACATACATAAACTTTCTATCTTATTTGATTCAAACACAGTGAAATCACTAAAAGAGTTTAATTCCATATATAATGAAACTTTTTTGAGGTTCACTAATTCTGAAATATTATCTATTTTTTTTATTGGACTTTTATGTTCATATTTTGTAATACATTTTCCTTTCTCATTAAATGACAGATGTGACTTAACACCAAAAATTTCATCAATTGAGTCACTCGTACTGACAATATTTTCTGTGCCATTCAACAGTGTAATTTTCAACTGTACTTCAGCTTGAATATTAAAATATACTGAAAAGATAAGGATAGATGAAAGAATTAATTTTTGCATTACAACCTCTTTAACCTGATAGATATTTGATGAATATTCTCTTCGCGCGCCGAAGGCGTCTATCTAACATTGGTTTAACCTGCGTTTTGTTTGGCGCGGTTTTTGCCGAGCGCAGCGAAGTGCAAAAATCCGTGACAAGCAAATAAGTCAGGTTGAAACCGTTGTTAGTCGCTTTCTTTTGATATAAACACACCACCAAATAAACTTGTCATTGCATAGAAAGTGATATATTGATCATTATTTATTGATAACCGCACATAATATTTTGTCCCAGATCCTGGACCAACTGGACCAAACAATGACCAACAAACACTTAATCCTGTGATATTTTGATAGTTCTTTTTTACATATTTAACAATTCGTTGTCGCAAGTAATAAATATATATTACATACACAGGAATAACGACAGCTATACTCATTAAAAATGATTTCATTGTAACTTCCTTTTATTAAAGATTATCAATTAAACTCATCAAACAAAAAAGATTAATAAATACTCAATTATTACCGGCTATTAAATATTCTGCTTTAATTAATTTTGATACATATTGATTGCTTATTGTATCAACTGGAATAAATCCGTTTCGTGTATACATCTCGGTAATAGGTTTTCTGTTTCCATCATAATCTAATCGTATGTATTTTTTATTCATTTCTCGTCCATATTCTTTTACCCACTTAAGTATTCTATCAGAGTAATTCTTACCACAATACTTATTACTGATAACAAATTTGTGAAAATAATATGTTGAATTATCAGTTACTTCTGGCCAATACAACCGATCATACTCAACAAAAATGAAGCCACCAATAACTTCATTATTAATTATTCCTACATAAAAAACGGGATTCTCATATTTTCTATTCAATGCCTCAAGAGTAAATTGAGATTCATCCCATAATGGTTTATTCATTGATCGCAACCATTTTACTTTCTCAATATAGATAGAAAGTAATGTAATTATTTCAGTAGAATCAGCTGTTTTTATCGTTAACATAAATTCCTTTAATTTCTTTCCTCGGCGCCGTAGGCGTCCGACTAACATTTGCTTAACCTGCGTTTTGTTTGGCGCGGTTTTTGCCGAGCGTAGCGAAGTGCAAAAATCCGTGACAAGCAAATAAGTCAGGTTGAAGCAGTTGTTAGATCGCCAACTGTTTAACAATTCAGTTTATAACCAACTACATCAATGTTAGAAAACGATTTGCAGTACCATTAAAAACCCGAAGGCTGAATCCTTATGACTTGTTATAATGTGAAGCCTGAGGAAACTCTTCTGCATATCGTTTTCTAACATCTGTTCCTGCAAGTTTTAGCACAAGTGGTATGAAGTCAACTTCATCAACGAAAGAAAAAGTTTTAATCACGATAACACTTTAAGTAATAAACTAGGTGCAAACTGTATAACCGTCTTCCAGAGTGTTATCATCTGTTGAACTTTTTCTTAAGTCTATTTTCAGTGACAGTTTACTTCATTTATACACAATCTTCTTCCAAATCTATTTCTTTTTCTTTTATTAATAAGTGTAGATTGGTCGAACTAACATTTGCTTAACCTGCGTTTTGTTTGGCGCGGTTTTTGCCGAGCGCAGCGAAGTGCAAAAATCCGTGACAAGCAAATAAGTCAGGTTGAAGCAGTTGTTAGACAATTTTTTATCGAAATAGCTAATTCATTACAATACAAAGAAATAGTATTATTGCTATTTCATATTTCTTTATCAGATATTGATTTAATAGAATTTAATATTACCATTAAAAACACTTTCGAATCATTTATTGACTTATTATACGTATTGTTTTATATTTTATACGTAAGGAGGTTGATTATGTCTAAAAAATTAACATTGAACATTGATGATGAATTGATTAATTTTGCTCATTCCTATTCTCAACAAAATGGTTTGTCTATTTCTAAACTGTTCGAGCAGTATCTTAATCGTTTACGATCAACTGATCAAAACCAAGAACTAAATTCTAAGACGACTACTTTATATGGTCTTTTCCAAGACTCACCTATTCCAGATAAAAAACTATTAAGGACAAAATTTCATGAAAAAGATTCTCATTGATTTAAATATCATTCTTGATTTTTTGAATAAAAGAAATTTCCATGTAGAAGCAGCTCAAGTTATTAATATGTGTGTAGAAAAGAAAATATCTGGCTACATCTGTGCTCATGAAGTAACAACGTTATCATATTTTCTACTAAAGGATCAAAAAGATAAAACAAAAGTAATAAATACAATTACAGCATTACTAGATATATTCAATATAATTCCAATTGATGAAACTATTTTGCGGGATTCATTAATATCACCAATTTCTGATTACGAAGATGCAGTTATTGAAGTGAGTTCAATGAAAACAAATATTGACTACATTATTTCACGTAATATTTCTGACTTTAAATCTTCTCGTATTCCAACGTATACACCAGAACAATTTTTAATTCTTTAATTCTTTCCTCGCCCGCCGAAGGCGTGTGTCTAACATTTGCTTAACCTGCATTGCGAAGCAATGTCAGGTTGAAGCAGTTGTTAGAAAAAAATTTCTGTATACATTGGATTCTTTTCTAAAACATTTAAATCTAAAGACCATTTATATGGTTGGATTTTATTCATACTAAAACCTCCATATATAAATATTCTATTTTTACTTGAACAATAAAATACAACACTTTCATTCAAGTCAAATGGTAATCCTTGAACATATAAATCATTAAACTCATCTTTTTCAATATCATAAAATATAATGGATCTACACACTTCCATTCCATTATATGTTCCTAACATAAAAAACACTTTCTTATATTTTTCTATATACACTGCTTTTGAAAATGTACGACCAACAAATTCATTACATTTTTTGCTAATGAGCTTCATATTCTTTAAGTCCATTAATACATATTCACTATGACATATAGGATAATTATTCTGTGTAAAACCAGAGAAACATAAAACCTTATCAGTATTTATACATATTGATGTTGAGCCGGTCTTAAATACAATATTTTCATCAAGAATAAATGTGTCACATATTTTCGTAGTAATATCAAAAACATTCAGTAATTGCGGATCACAATTTAATCCACCATAGTAATATATTTTCTTGTCTTCAATACTTAACACGCTTGATGACCGAAATTTCATATTTGGTGCATCTATTTTTTCTATCTCATCATTTTCCAATTCATAAATAAGAATTTCATCAAATACTTTAGTTGAACCAAATTGTGTATATGATAAACCTCCAACTATGTATAGTTTGTTGTCATAAAAATACATTTCATGATTTATTCTTGGAGTAACTGGTAAAACAATATTCTTACATATTTTTGAAGTACTAATATCAAAGACAACTAATTCACTTGTTGGAGTAAATTTATTGGTAATTCCACCAAATACAAACAGTATTGAATTTTTTTGATCAATACAAGAAGCAGCACTTCCTCTTAATAAAGGACTATTTTCATCAAGTAATTCATAATCCCAATACTCTTCTAATTCAAAAGAAATCATTTTCATTTTTTGAAATACCCTTTTTTCGCGCCGCGAAAGCGGCGTCGTTCTAACATTAGCTTAACCTGCGAGGCGTCAAGCTGGCACGATTTTTGCCGAGCGAAGCGATAGCAAAATTCGTGACAGTAGCCGAGTCAGGTTGAAGCTTTTGTTAGGTGCATGCTTTTCCATATTTTAAAATCATCATGATGATATAATGCTAAAAATTGTTTTTCTAATAATTCAATTTCATCCTTTGCTACAATCGTATGTTTTGCCATTGAATATTCGGATATTTTCGTTAGAAATAATATTTGATAAAAAGTAGCTAATAGCCATACTGGCAAGTAGTAAAAATTCAATTTTCTGGGCTCAATTTGTATTCCACTATTCTTTATAGCTTCAAAACCTTCACGTGTAGCATAAATCATTTCTTTTATCGTTTTTCTTGATTTAGCTAATTTTATATTTTCTGAATTGAAACGCAAAAGCGCATTGGCTATAGGGACAACAAATGCTATATGAGTTTTTTGCCAAGCATCCATATTATTGGAATACGTTGGGTCAAATTTAGCGTTTTTAAATATTTTAACAAGTTTTTTTAGTCTTGACGTATTTTTTCCATCTATCTCCGCAAAAGTTGTTGTTTGCATAATTTTTGCAATACCAGTTCCAATGAAATAAGTAACAATACCATTTTTCCTCTCACCACCAGCTGAAGGAAATCCAAGCATTACTCTTTCTTTTCCAACAGCATTTATATATTTTTCATATCCTAATGGAGTGTTAACAACAAACACAAAATTATTTGATTTATTCTTTTTTAGTATTGGTAAAATATCATCTATCTGATTGTTTTGAACAACTATAATAATATAATCGTAAATATCATTTTCATTTAATTCTCTTATGCATTTTAAATTAATTGTTTCAATCTTATTATTAAGAGCATTTTTTAAAATAAGCCCATTTGAAGTGATTTCCTCAAATCTTTTCCCTCTTGCAAGAATTGTAATATCATTCCCATATTTTGCTAATTTACCAGCAAAAATACTTCCAATAGCGCCAGCACCATATACTAATATTTTTTCCGCCATTCATTTCCCCTTAGCGCAGCGATAGCTGCGTCCACCTAACATTTGCTTAACCTGCGTTTTGTTTGGCGCGGTTTTTGCCGAG from Teretinema zuelzerae carries:
- a CDS encoding type II toxin-antitoxin system VapC family toxin, with product MNYLLDTHTFLWTVSNTENLSKKALEIIKNPKNEVFVSAVSFWEISIKTRLKKINLDKIEPEELLTIAERMDFQVISLTPEEAITYHKLKENTHNDPFDRMLIWQSISRNMTIISKDQEFYKFVPYGLKLSW
- a CDS encoding type II toxin-antitoxin system Phd/YefM family antitoxin, whose amino-acid sequence is MKTLPVGELKAQFSEVLEKVKSGESFGILYGKKKKPIAMIVPYKDSVDKKERKIGLLEGKVNIQFTDDFKMTEEELLGLS
- a CDS encoding GNAT family N-acetyltransferase encodes the protein MLVGRLRRRGKKLKEFMLTIKTADSTEIITLLSIYIEKVKWLRSMNKPLWDESQFTLEALNRKYENPVFYVGIINNEVIGGFIFVEYDRLYWPEVTDNSTYYFHKFVISNKYCGKNYSDRILKWVKEYGREMNKKYIRLDYDGNRKPITEMYTRNGFIPVDTISNQYVSKLIKAEYLIAGNN
- a CDS encoding DUF6364 family protein, whose translation is MSKKLTLNIDDELINFAHSYSQQNGLSISKLFEQYLNRLRSTDQNQELNSKTTTLYGLFQDSPIPDKKLLRTKFHEKDSH
- a CDS encoding PIN domain-containing protein is translated as MKKILIDLNIILDFLNKRNFHVEAAQVINMCVEKKISGYICAHEVTTLSYFLLKDQKDKTKVINTITALLDIFNIIPIDETILRDSLISPISDYEDAVIEVSSMKTNIDYIISRNISDFKSSRIPTYTPEQFLIL
- a CDS encoding Kelch repeat-containing protein, whose amino-acid sequence is MKMISFELEEYWDYELLDENSPLLRGSAASCIDQKNSILFVFGGITNKFTPTSELVVFDISTSKICKNIVLPVTPRINHEMYFYDNKLYIVGGLSYTQFGSTKVFDEILIYELENDEIEKIDAPNMKFRSSSVLSIEDKKIYYYGGLNCDPQLLNVFDITTKICDTFILDENIVFKTGSTSICINTDKVLCFSGFTQNNYPICHSEYVLMDLKNMKLISKKCNEFVGRTFSKAVYIEKYKKVFFMLGTYNGMEVCRSIIFYDIEKDEFNDLYVQGLPFDLNESVVFYCSSKNRIFIYGGFSMNKIQPYKWSLDLNVLEKNPMYTEIFF
- a CDS encoding ketopantoate reductase family protein — its product is MAEKILVYGAGAIGSIFAGKLAKYGNDITILARGKRFEEITSNGLILKNALNNKIETINLKCIRELNENDIYDYIIIVVQNNQIDDILPILKKNKSNNFVFVVNTPLGYEKYINAVGKERVMLGFPSAGGERKNGIVTYFIGTGIAKIMQTTTFAEIDGKNTSRLKKLVKIFKNAKFDPTYSNNMDAWQKTHIAFVVPIANALLRFNSENIKLAKSRKTIKEMIYATREGFEAIKNSGIQIEPRKLNFYYLPVWLLATFYQILFLTKISEYSMAKHTIVAKDEIELLEKQFLALYHHDDFKIWKSMHLTKAST